CGATGATGGACGCATGGTTCAGGGAATCACTGATGATGGCATCTTCCGGACTCAGGAGTGTTTCAAACAAACCAGCGTTCGCATCAAAGCAGGAAGAATACAGAATGGTGTCTTCCATTCCCAGAAACTCGGAAATGCGCTTTTCAAGCTCGAGATGCACTGACTGGGTACCGCAGATGAAGCGCACAGACGCCATGCCGTAGCCATACTTGTCCAGCGCGTCGCGACCTGCCTCAATCAGCTCGGGCGAATTAGCCAGCCCCAAATAGTTGTTGGCACAGAAGTTAATCACTTCTTCGCCGGTAGTTACCTTAATGTCAGCCTGCTGCTGAGAGGTAATAATACGCTCGTACTTATAAAGACCTTCTTTTTTCAGGGCTTCTAACTGATCACGCAACCCTGCGTAAAAATCGGTTTTCATTTTGACTCCAGACATCATTTATCAGGGAAAACAGAACCCCTTTGCACTGATATCGGCTACCCGAACAAAACGTTCCCTGATCGCAATACCAGTGAAAAGGAGTACAGTTACCCATTGTAGAAGAACGCTGTAATATTGACCGAGGAGTTTCATACGCTAAACAGGCATTTGTACTTATTTCGCCTTTTAATGAGCAAAAATATCGCCTTTGAAGCATTCCGTGCATCAACTGAAAGAATATGCATCCAAATAATTAGATAGCTGTAAACAATTATTTTTTAACGCTTTTCTGGAATCTTGATTCACGTTCTTCATGATTAAGGTCTGCTTTCACAACGTCTGAATCGTTCTTTTTACAAATCTGCCGATTTCTTCTGTCATGCCGTTCGATTATTGAATGGTTTCCGGATTATCCAACAACCTGTCTTAAAATAAGAAGGGCAACGGCATGAATGGAAATATTGGCTCCGGACAACGTGTGCAAACCACTCATACGCCAGCAGAAGCCACTGCAACTTCAACCGGTAATAACGAAGCTACCGGACAAACAGACTCCCGGCAGAAGGTAACCCAGCTTGCGCCGAATACAGTCGCAAAAAATATACACACCAATGAACAAAGCCCGGACAAACCGGCAGACACACCTCTTCATACCAGGGAAATCCGGCTCCTTGAACGGGTCAGAAGTCGTTTAAGAGACTTCAGTGCATGGGTTCAGATAACTGGCGAAGTTAGCCATGCTTTTCCACTCGTTGTATCCACTTAAGATACTGGCATAGACGATAAGTAAAACTTCTGGCAGCGAATAGGTGATGATGTGAAGAGCGCTACGAGAATCACTCAGTGTCTCAAATCTGTCGACTATCAAATCTGTCGACTATAGGTATGCAGGAAGCCATCAAACTTACCTTTTTCAAAGATAGAAGAAGGATGGACTATAAATTCATGTACGTTTGTTCCTGCGAAGCTTTCGCTCTGGCAGCCACCTGTGAAAATGGCCAATGGTTTCGGCATAATGACAAGAAAATCACGGCAGTAGATGATGTGAAACACGAAGAAGGCACACCCTATCTTTTATCGTATAAAGTGGTGGATATGCTGCCCGACTCCTGATGAATGCTGAATCAGTCAGTATCAAGATAATATTAATCCCGATTTGTTTTTTCTATCCTATGCTGCTAAGTTCTTAGCGGTTGGGCTTGAGAGTCCCTCATATTATTTTTATTCACGTTTTAAAAGTCTACTGTTGCCATGCCGGATCATACTCTTCAGACCGTCTTAACAACGCAGCCAAATAGGGTTGCGGGCGACCGTGCACGATTTAGCTTTGCCCTGGTTAACTTTATGTAACCGGGGTCAGCTTCCAGTAGCTGACCTGTAAGAAGGTCGGCTCAATGAAACTCCCCTGTTCTGTCTTCATTCTCCTACTCTCTTACAGGTCCGGACTTCCAGAAACCCGTATCAACGAGAGAGAATATGGCCTCGATACAAACACAAAACGACCCTGCTTCGACGGATGACAATGCTTCTTCCCGTTCGGCCTTTTCATCACGCTTGGGCTTTGTGATGGCAGCAGCCGGATCGGCTGTAGGCGTCGGCAACATCTGGGGATTTCCCACCCAGGTAGCCGACCACGGTGGTGCTGCTTTCCTGCTGGTTTATCTGGTGATGGTGGTCATTCTTGCCTACCCCATGCTGGTTGCTGAAATGACCATAGGCCGTATGGCTCAGAAAAACCCTGTCGCGGCCATGGCGTCCCTGTCTGACAAACCATTCTGGAAAAGAACCGGCGCCATCATCGGTATTGCGGGTATTGTCACCCTGTCACTGATTATCAGTTTCTACGCCATCATTTCCGGCTGGCTGCTGGCTTTCATGCTTGAGCCTCTGGCAAAACTGGCAGGCATGAACGGGCTGGCTCACTGGCTGACCAGCTTCTCGACGTCGCTCAATCTATTCGCCATGTTGGCTTTCATGGCATTAACCATTCATGTGGTTCGGGCTGGCGTTAGCAATGGTATCGAGCGCTGGTCAAAGCGACTGATGCCCGTGATGTTCGTTCTGTTGATTGGGCTGGTTGCTTACATTATGACGCTAGAGGGAGCAGAGCAGGGACTGATCATGTACCTGAAACCTGATTTCAGTCACTTCCTTGAACCTTCATTACTGGTAAACGCCATGGGACAGGCTTTCTTCTCCCTGTCACTGGGTGTCTGCGCCATCATGGTGTACGGCAGTTATCTGTCGGATAAAGAGAGCCTGCCTAAAACGGCCGCTATGGTCGCAGGTCTGGATACCAGTGTTGCGCTGCTGGCAGGTCTTCTGGTTATTCCAGCAATGACGGTGGCACAGGCAAACGGTGTGACCATTTACGCGGCTGATGGCAGCCTTCTGGAAGCTGATACTCTGGTATTCACTGTTCTGCCCGCTCTGTTCAACAGTATGGGGGCGGCAGGCTCTGTGGTGTCCATGGCATTCTTTGCCCTGATGTGCATTGCAGCACTGACCTCAGCTATCTCTATGCTGGAAGCGCCCGTTAATACCGCCTGTGAACAGTTGAAAAGCAGTCGCTCACAGATGTCCATCGTTATCGGCGGAGCCGTATCGCTGGTTTCTGCGATCATTATTCTTAACTTCGAGTCATTGTTTGGTCTGGTTGTTACACTGACCACCGTTTACGGACAACCCATGCTTGCCATGTTGTTCGGCCTGATGCTGACATGGGTTCTGCGAAGGGATCGTCTGCTGAAAGAATTGAAAAAAGGGTATCCGGAACTGGAGCAAAGCTGGTTCTGGAAAATCTGGCCCTGGTATGTGAAGTTCGTTTGTCCGGTCTTAATGCTGTTTGTTCTGCTGAAATAACGAATCAGCTTATCATCCAACAAAGCGCTTTATTAAGCGCCTTGTTGGATCTTTTAATGCAACATCTAATGCAACATCAAACCTGCAATCTGGACAACAGCTCTTCCAGTGATGTTTCTGCAGAAACCGTCTCCACAGGGTATTCAACGGCAATATTGTCTGATGTACTGACCAGAACGACCAGTCCGGCTTTCAGCAAAGCCTCAGCCCTGATGTCCCAACCCGACTGTTTGGTAACCACCACTGGCAGCAAACCCCGGTCAAACAATTGCCTTTCAAGCACTGGTAAACGATCCGGATCGCTGACTTTAATTAGTGTCGGCTGTTGATGCAGACGGTGGATTCGTTCCTGAGTGGATACCGGCCCGCTGTGTTTCTGTTCAGATCCGGCAGACTCCACCATACCGGCTGCCACCGTCGCGTTGGTTAAACGGTCAATCACAATAAATGCGCCGGTCTGGCGATTGTCGGCATAGGGATCAACCGCCACAGGCTGGGTCAGCTTTAACAAGCAGGATGCTATTTCGTTCAGCTGCAACTCGTTAGCTGACTGCTGCTCGAGTGTGTTGACATCAACGCGATGGTGAATAGCAGCAAAACTGCCTGCTACCTGACGGGTAGCAAACCGGACCCAGTATTGCCGTCCCGGCTTCATGGACTCTTCGCCCATCCATACGACACTGGCATTCAAATCACTGAAAGCCTGAGGGGACTTTCCGCGATGACGGTCACTATCACCATCACTATGGGCAATCATATCGCCACGACTGATATCAATGTCATCCTTCAGTATCAGTGTCACCGCCTGACCGGCAAAAGCTTCTGAAAGGTCGCCATCATAAGTCACTATGCCGGAGACTGTGCTTTCCCGACCAGAAGGCAACACTTTGACAGAGTCCCCCACCTGGATAACACCTGAAGCAATGGTTCCGGCGTAACCACGAAAATCGAGATTGGGCCGGTTTACGTATTGTACAGGCAGGCGGAAGTCATCAAGATTGCGATCGTCTGCCACTTCCACCGATTCCAGCATTTCCATCAGCGTCTGGCCGCTGTACCACGGCAGGTTGGCTCTGCGCTCAACCACATTGTCACCTTCCAGTGCCGAGATAGGCACGAAGCGCACATCTCCCAGATTCAGAGACTCGGCAAACCCGAGATACTCGTTACGGATTTCTGTAAAACGCGCCTCACTGTAATCCACCAGATCCATTTTGTTGACCGCTACCACCAGATGGCGAATACCGAGCAGATTGGCAATGTAGGTGTGTCGGCGAGTCTGGGTCAGCACTCCCTGACGGGCATCCACAAGAATAATGGCAAGATCGCAGGTGGAAGCGCCTGTTGCCATGTTTCGGGTGTATTGTTCGTGTCCCGGCGTATCGGCAATGATGTATTTGCGCTTTTCGGTTGAGAAGTAGCGATAGGCAACATCAATGGTAATACCCTGTTCACGTTCGGCCTGCAAACCATCCACCAGCAGCGCCAGATCTATTTTCTCCCCCTGAGTACCTACCCGCTTACTGTCGCTTTGCACAGACGCCAGCTGGTCTTCATAAATCATACTGGTGTCGTGTAGCAATCGCCCGATCAACGTACTCTTTCCGTCGTCTACACTGCCACAGGTGAGAAATCGCAGTATCTCTTTTTGCTCATGCCGGCGCAGATATTCCTCAATATCACGAGCGATCAGGTCTGACTGGTGTGACATTTAGAAATACCCCTCTTGTTTTTTCTTTTCCATGGAACCTGTACTGTCGTGGTCAATCACCCGACCCTGTCGTTCGGAAGTATTGGTCAGCAGCATTTCCTGAATCACTTCCGTCAAGGTATCCGCTTCGGACTCAACAGCGCCCGTCAATGGATAGCAACCAAGGGTACGAAAACGCACTTTTTTCATTTGTGGAACTTCATCCTCCCGCAGTGGAAGGCGT
Above is a window of Endozoicomonas montiporae CL-33 DNA encoding:
- a CDS encoding transposase family protein → MIVDRFETLSDSRSALHIITYSLPEVLLIVYASILSGYNEWKSMANFASYLNPCTEVS
- a CDS encoding sodium-dependent transporter, translated to MASIQTQNDPASTDDNASSRSAFSSRLGFVMAAAGSAVGVGNIWGFPTQVADHGGAAFLLVYLVMVVILAYPMLVAEMTIGRMAQKNPVAAMASLSDKPFWKRTGAIIGIAGIVTLSLIISFYAIISGWLLAFMLEPLAKLAGMNGLAHWLTSFSTSLNLFAMLAFMALTIHVVRAGVSNGIERWSKRLMPVMFVLLIGLVAYIMTLEGAEQGLIMYLKPDFSHFLEPSLLVNAMGQAFFSLSLGVCAIMVYGSYLSDKESLPKTAAMVAGLDTSVALLAGLLVIPAMTVAQANGVTIYAADGSLLEADTLVFTVLPALFNSMGAAGSVVSMAFFALMCIAALTSAISMLEAPVNTACEQLKSSRSQMSIVIGGAVSLVSAIIILNFESLFGLVVTLTTVYGQPMLAMLFGLMLTWVLRRDRLLKELKKGYPELEQSWFWKIWPWYVKFVCPVLMLFVLLK
- the cysN gene encoding sulfate adenylyltransferase subunit CysN; this encodes MSHQSDLIARDIEEYLRRHEQKEILRFLTCGSVDDGKSTLIGRLLHDTSMIYEDQLASVQSDSKRVGTQGEKIDLALLVDGLQAEREQGITIDVAYRYFSTEKRKYIIADTPGHEQYTRNMATGASTCDLAIILVDARQGVLTQTRRHTYIANLLGIRHLVVAVNKMDLVDYSEARFTEIRNEYLGFAESLNLGDVRFVPISALEGDNVVERRANLPWYSGQTLMEMLESVEVADDRNLDDFRLPVQYVNRPNLDFRGYAGTIASGVIQVGDSVKVLPSGRESTVSGIVTYDGDLSEAFAGQAVTLILKDDIDISRGDMIAHSDGDSDRHRGKSPQAFSDLNASVVWMGEESMKPGRQYWVRFATRQVAGSFAAIHHRVDVNTLEQQSANELQLNEIASCLLKLTQPVAVDPYADNRQTGAFIVIDRLTNATVAAGMVESAGSEQKHSGPVSTQERIHRLHQQPTLIKVSDPDRLPVLERQLFDRGLLPVVVTKQSGWDIRAEALLKAGLVVLVSTSDNIAVEYPVETVSAETSLEELLSRLQV